One window of the Corticium candelabrum chromosome 7, ooCorCand1.1, whole genome shotgun sequence genome contains the following:
- the LOC134182473 gene encoding 52 kDa repressor of the inhibitor of the protein kinase-like — translation MGLDDFEFYLDDLPSADGLPQEMHNWVNKWRRFKGAFPHTPADCLSYADETMYPNINCVLRIFCTLPVTTAECERSVSVLRRLKTYLRSSMGQERLSSLALLHINQSMTIDFDAVINSFSRKHPRRMILKDILSTCIDT, via the coding sequence ATGGGACTTGACGACTTTGAATTCTACCTTGACGATTTACCATCTGCTGATGGGCTGCCTCAGGAGATGCACAACTGGGTCAACAAATGGCGCAGATTCAAAGGAGCGTTTCCTCACACGCCTGCAGATTGCTTGTCATATGCTGACGAAACTATGTACCCAAACATCAACTGTGTGCTGCGCATATTTTGCACACTGCCAGTCACAACAGCAGAGTGTGAAAGATCCGTGTCTGTCTTAAGGCGACTAAAGACATACCTAAGGTCCTCAATGGGCCAAGAAAGACTAAGCAGTTTGGCTCTACTACACATCAATCAGTCGATGACAATCGATTTTGATGCAGTTATTAACAGTTTTTCCAGGAAACATCCGCGAAGAATGATTTTGAAAGACATTTTGTCAACTTGTATAGATACATAA
- the LOC134182747 gene encoding uncharacterized protein LOC134182747 has product MICRPPFRVVIPSGELAQIQQWVRKYPNIETGGDLFGLWSQGNTAVVQLVLGPGKNSRRTSVSYCQDPNYLAKAGSVLTQKYGLCRIGEWHSHHTLGLAQPSDGDEKTIWSNMPNNGFKRSVIFVANLDNALEI; this is encoded by the coding sequence ATGATCTGTCGACCTCCATTCAGAGTTGTTATACCCAGTGGAGAACTGGCTCAGATCCAACAGTGGGTACGCAAATACCCCAACATAGAAACAGGAGGAGATCTATTTGGACTTTGGTCACAAGGCAACACCGCCGTCGTGCAGCTTGTGCTTGGTCCAGGAAAAAACAGTCGTCGCACATCGGTGTCCTACTGTCAAGATCCAAACTACCTCGCCAAGGCTGGCTCTGTCTTGACCCAGAAGTATGGTCTTTGTCGTATTGGTGAGTGGCACTCTCATCACACACTGGGCTTGGCTCAACCAAGTGATGGGGACGAAAAGACGATTTGGAGTAACATGCCTAACAACGGCTTCAAGCGTTCTGTTATTTTCGTTGCAAACCTGGACAACGCGCTAGAAATTTAA
- the LOC134182472 gene encoding uncharacterized protein K02A2.6-like, whose amino-acid sequence MNTKAANLLVEMREYGLASELDKKTPATQTAILLHVAGPEAQEIYQTFVFPPQEAEQPDPRQDVNAVLQQFKTYCNPRRNTVYERHRFWSRDQLEGEAVDQWVTELKVKAALCEFSDQRDLLIRDKIVFGVLDERVKERLLRESDLTLQKALDICRAAEATKEQVQAMNKEAMKVPIGAVRGTQKQRRNEPDTMPNLSSRIHDSGKSSKTRQAACKYCGGFHPPRQCPAYGKTCSACHKRNHLAKVCLQSARQIRQVEFQVEDADESGSDENEELLMSLIFIGHIRNTAEWTERLDLERAQIDFKLDTGAQANILPFKVYRVLRTKSQPTSKILTVSRNKASCRKRLTFYVIDHNLAILGRAACEDLDLIRRVDNVVPVDIQPGHTRQQHIEQNKDVFKEIGEYDKEYDIQLQADAIPVVQHPRVIPYAKRTKLQQTLAKLQQQGIIQDVEGPTNWLHNLVITEKKNRNMRICLDHRPLNKVIKRERHHIPTITDVQARLAGKAVFTVVDMKDAFWHVKLSNESARMCAFSTPWGRKCFTRMPFGLASASEVLQERNDLTFGDIPNVHVIADDLIVAGKTEEEHDKALAQVLQRARERNVRFSPQKLQYKVRQVKYMGHILSQQRQRPDPEKIEAIAGMPKPQDKQAVQRLLGMIKFLAPYIPAESDITAPLRDLIKDGSMWKWNTQHDAAINDIKRALTSDPVLAFYDPEQPVTVQADASQSGLGACLMQQGKPVAYASRTLTTAERAYAQIEKEMLAVTYGCKKFHPYIYGKTTNIETDHKPLEAIMKKPIGAAPPRLQRMMLQLQRYDLVVRYVPGKLMYAADTLSRAHLATTHDADPELTSDMQVHAFVTSLPVSAKKKAQLQQATATDQELQSLNRQIEMGWPPKMEDVPTKIRAYWTIRDELHQAEGIFFKGRKIIIPKALQSDMLKIVHESHQGLERCKERARAVMCWPGMTKDIDQVVSQCRTCLRFRRSNIKEPLLPHALPTRPWEKLGVDIMTLKAKDYLIVENYYTKYIDVQQLRDKTSSSVINAMKYTFATHGIPEEVISDNMPFASREMQAFANEWGFTITTTSPGYPKSNGFAERNVQTIKNLLRKTLHDGGDPYLALLNQRSTPIPQLQASPAELLMGRTLKTKLPAGPGVLQPQMPRDVSEQLRQRQRQQKYYHDQGARPSRELCPGEVVRVQKGKEWEPAEVIKQHDTPRSYVIKHQGKVLRRNRQYLNPSPQPLSEHSEGLDYDSDNVDKDDTSLGDPSDSTEQGQQLPSSPKKVTRSGREIKKPTQLKDFVIYYRK is encoded by the exons ATGAACACGAAAGCGGCGAATCTACTTGTCGAgatgcgcgagtacggtctg GCGTCTGAGTTAGACAAAAAGACACCCGCCACGCAGACGGCCATACTTCTTCATGTGGCTGGGCCTGAAGCCCAAGAGATCTACCAGACGTTCGTGTTCCCGCCACAGGAAGCAGAGCAACCTGATCCTAGACAGGATGTCAACGCTGTACTCCAGCAATTCAAGACATATTGCAACCCCAGGCGCAACACTGTATACGAGAGACACAGATTCTGGTCGAGAGACCAGTTAGAAGGTGAGGCAGTAGATCAATGGGTTACCGAGCTGAAAGTAAAAGCGGCGTTGTGCGAATTCAGTGACCAACGCGATCTTCTAATACGCGATAAGATCGTGTTTGGCGTCCTCGACGAACGCGTGAAAGAGAGATTATTACGAGAATCAGACCTTACTTTGCAGAAAGCGTTGGATATATGCAGAGCAGCAGAAGCAACAAAGGAGCAGGTGCAAGCGATGAACAAAGAGGCAATGAAAGTACCCATAGGCGCCGTTCGAGGTACACAGAAGCAGCGACGCAACGAGCCAGACACTATGCCCAATCTGAGCTCGAGGATTCACGATAGTGGCAAGTCATCCAAGACCAGGCAAGCGGCATGCAAGTATTGCGGAGGCTTCCACCCACCTCGACAGTGCCCCGCCTACGGAAAGACGTGTTCAGCGTGTCACAAGAGAAACCATCTGGCCAAAGTCTGTCTACAATCGGCCAGGCAAATTAGGCAGGTCGAATTCCAGGTCGAGGATGCAGATGAATCAGGCAGCGACGAGAATGAAGAGCTACTGATGTCACTTATATTCATAGGACATATCCGGAACACGGCAGAATGGACGGAACGCCTTGATCTGGAGCGTGCGCAGATTGATTTTAAGCTGGACACCGGGGCCCAAGCAAACATCCTGCCTTTTAAGGTGTACAGAGTTCTTAGGACAAAATCGCAGCCCACCAGCAAGATTCTTACAG TCAGCAGAAACAAGGCGAGCTGCAGAAAAAGGCTCACGTTTTATGTTATCGACCACAACCTAGCCATCCTTGGAAGAGCAGCATGCGAGGACTTGGATCTGATCAGGCGTGTGGACAATGTGGTGCCTGTGGATATACAACCAGGTCACACCAGGCAGCAACACATCGAGCAGAACAAGGATGTGTTTAAAGAAATAGGAGAGTATGACAAAGAGTATGACATCCAGCTTCAAGCAGACGCTATTCCGGTGGTACAGCATCCGAGAGTCATACCATATGCAAAGAGAACCAAACTGCAACAGACGTTGGCAAAACTGCAGCAACAAGGTATTATACAAGACGTCGAGGGCCCGACCAACTGGCTTCACAATCTCGTGATAACAGAAAAGAAGAATAGGAACATGAGGATCTGTCTGGATCACAGACCTCTCAACAAAGTCATCAAAAGGGAGAGACACCACATACCAACAATAACAGATGTCCAAGCCCGACTGGCTGGCAAAGCGGTATTCACAGTAGTCGACATGAAGGATGCCTTCTGGCACGTCAAATTGTCTAACGAGTCAGCGAGGATGTGTGCATTCAGCACCCCATGGGGTAGAAAGTGCTTCACAAGGATGCCGTTCGGACTGGCTTCAGCCAGTGAAGTGCTGCAAGAAAGGAACGATCTCACATTTGGGGACATCCCAAACGTTCACGTGATTGCAGATGACCTGATTGTGGCAGGCAAGACGGAAGAGGAACATGACAAAGCCCTCGCTCAGGTGTTACAACGAGCAAGAGAAAGGAATGTGCGATTCAGTCCCCAGAAGCTACAGTACAAGGTTCGCCAAGTGAAGTATATGGGTCACATTCTTAGTCAACAGAGACAGCGACCGGATCCGGAAAAGATTGAGGCGATTGCGGGTATGCCAAAGCCCCAAGACAAGCAAGCTGTACAGCGACTGCTAGGCATGATTAAGTTCTTGGCCCCCTATATTCCAGCGGAGTCCGATATCACAGCCCCACTCAGAGATTTGATAAAGGACGGAAGCATGTGGAAATGGAAtacacagcatgatgcggccATCAACGACATAAAGCGAGCACTCACTAGTGATCCAGTGCTAGCATTCTATGATCCTGAGCAACCGGTCACAGTGCAAGCGGACGCGTCACAGAGTGGCTTAGGGGCATGTCTCATGCAGCAAGGCAAGCCAGTAGCGTACGCATCACGGACACTCACAACCGCTGAAAGAGCTTACgcacaaatagagaaagaaatgCTCGCCGTCACCTACGGATGCAAGAAATTTCACCCGTATATATATGGAAAGACCACCAATATTGAGACCGACCACAAGCCCTTGGAAGCTATAATGAAGAAGCCAATTGGTGCAGCACCACCAAGGCTCCAAAGAATGATGCTACAGCTGCAGAGATATGACCTGGTGGTTCGTTATGTTCCAGGCAAGCTAATGTATGCAGCAGACACTCTGTCGCGGGCGCACTTGGCGACTACTCACGACGCGGATCCAGAACTTACCAGTGACATGCAAGTCCATGCTTTTGTTACTTCGCTGCCAGTAAGTGCAAAAAAGAAAGCGCAGTTACAACAGGCCACGGCAACAGATCAAGAGCTACAAAGTCTCAATCGACAAATAGAAATGGGCTGGCCTCCAAAGATGGAGGATGTACCAACCAAGATACGAGCATACTGGACGATCAGAGACGAGCTTCATCAGGCAGAGGGCATATTTTTCAAAGGAAGGAAGATAATCATACCAAAGGCGCTACAATCAGACATGCTAAAGATTGTACATGAATCTCATCAAGGGCTGGAAAGATGCAAAGAGCGAGCAAGAGCAGTCATGTGTTGGCCAGGAATGACAAAAGACATCGACCAAGTGGTTAGTCAGTGCAGGACTTGTCTGCGTTTCCGGAGGAGCAATATTAAGGAGCCTCTTCTGCCGCATGCACTACCAACAAGACCATGGGAAAAGCTAGGAGTGGATATCATGACTTTGAAAGCAAAAGATTATCTGATAGTAGAGAACTATTATACCAAGTACATAGACGTTCAGCAACTGAGAGACAAGACATCATCGTCGGTCATTAACGCCATGAAGTACACGTTCGCTACTCACGGTATTCCAGAAGAAGTAATATCTGATAACATGCCGTTTGCAAGCAGAGAAATGCAAGCATTTGCCAATGAATGGGGATTCACCATTACAACCACAAGCCCGGGGTATCCAAAATCTAATGGCTTTGCAGAGAGGAACGTACAAACCATTAAGAACCTGCTCAGAAAGACACTTCATGATGGAGGAGACCCGTACCTGGCGCTCCTCAACCAAAGAAGCACCCCTATACCGCAGCTGCAAGCGTCCCCAGCTGAGCTCCTCATGGGCCGCACCTTGAAGACGAAGTTGCCGGCAGGCCCAGGAGTGCTTCAGCCACAAATGCCTCGTGACGTATCGGAACAGCTGAGACAACGACAACGGCAACAGAAGTACTATCATGACCAAGGAGCTCGACCAAGCAGAGAACTATGCCCAGGCGAAGTTGTCCGAGTGCAAAAGGGAAAAGAATGGGAACCCGCAGAAGTGATAAAGCAACACGACACTCCGCGGTCGTACGTGATAAAACACCAAGGCAAAGTTCTGCGGAGAAATAGACAATATCTAAACCCCTCACCGCAACCGCTCTCGGAACACAGCGAGGGATTGGACTATGACTCAGACAACGTTGACAAAGACGATACCAGCCTAGGAGATCCGTCAGACAGCACAGAACAGGGACAGCAACTCCCAAGCTCGCCAAAGAAGGTGACCAGATCGGGACGGGAGATCAAAAAACCGACACAACTGAAGGactttgttatttattatcgAAAATGA
- the LOC134182491 gene encoding uncharacterized protein LOC134182491 — protein sequence MPSNGFKRFIVCIANIDRGESSKSHAYRPSIGRENCVGLVCFLYEVKDTVTWERRDMLQGSFSVIDGQSVYRKSRALHQTISVGAESVHSPHEVNVKEQMSISRGWDVTKTGNSIVLYSKSRSTSLNYDHHTAINRSFRDLTSVSKSGIAPVSDTSSRTGTPSQTIRTSHGGGGRSLATVESAKPTSRMRPQTPSGTSSRALRGSGSNRQAVTSIRETLKTVGAPLWDVILPSHQSLLENLAHNLSGDLIKELDAVTIHFKVSVPSKYDLACKLVCHDDRGHTLKLYTSGLASTPTLTIDLNRQRANLAANTIFERVLKTVAGVTAKMPARNQVISAAVSGQNPQTHEKQNTSSSLTNS from the coding sequence ATGCCTAGCAACGGGTTTAAGCGTTTTATTGTATGCATTGCCAACATCGACCGTGGCGAGAGCAGCAAAAGTCACGCCTACCGCCCAAGCATTGGACGAGAGAACTGTGTAGGCCTGGTCTGCTTCCTGTATGAGGTGAAGGATACCGTTACTTGGGAACGGCGCGACATGTTGCAGGGCTCGTTTTCGGTAATCGATGGTCAAAGTGTCTACAGAAAGTCGCGAGCACTCCATCAGACGATAAGCGTAGGCGCTGAAAGTGTTCACTCTCCACATGAAGTCAACGTCAAAGAACAGATGTCAATATCGCGCGGCTGGGACGTCACAAAGACGGGAAACAGCATAGTTCTATATAGCAAATCACGATCCACTTCACTCAATTATGATCATCACACAGCAATTAATCGAAGTTTTCGTGATCTCACTAGCGTTTCAAAGTCTGGTATCGCACCTGTTAGCGACACCAGTAGTAGGACTGGAACTCCTAGCCAAACAATTCGAACTTCGCATGGTGGTGGAGGCAGAAGTCTAGCAACTGTCGAGAGCGCAAAGCCCACTTCAAGAATGAGGCCCCAAACCCCAAGTGGGACGAGCAGCAGAGCACTCCGAGGTTCCGGGAGTAACCGTCAGGCTGTTACAAGCATAAGAGAAACACTGAAAACTGTAGGTGCACCATTGTGGGACGTAATTTTACCCTCTCACCAGTCGCTTCTTGAGAATCTGGCTCATAATCTAAGTGGAGATTTGATCAAAGAACTTGATGCCGTCACTATTCATTTCAAAGTGAGTGTGCCAAGCAAGTACGATCTCGCGTGTAAACTCGTCTGTCACGACGACAGAGGACATACCTTGAAACTGTACACTAGTGGGCTAGCTAGCACTCCAACACTTACCATTGacctaaacagacaaagagctAACCTAGCTGCTAACACAATTTTTGAAAGAGTACTAAAGACTGTTGCAGGTGTAACAGCAAAGATGCCTGCTAGAAATCAAGTCATTTCAGCAGCTGTATCAGGACAGAACCCTCAAACCCATGAGAAACAAAATACTTCCAGCTCGTTGACAAACAGCTAG